In the Panthera uncia isolate 11264 chromosome D2, Puncia_PCG_1.0, whole genome shotgun sequence genome, one interval contains:
- the WBP1L gene encoding WW domain binding protein 1-like isoform X6 gives MSITSGESPVLRVNKMEADLSGFNIDAPRWDQCTFLGRVKHFFNITDPRTVLVPERELDWAKVMVEKSRMGVVPPGTQVEQLLYAKKLYDSAFHPDTGDKMNVIGRMSFQVPGGMIITGFMLQFYRTMPAVIFWQWVNQSFNALVNYTNRNAASPTSVRQMALSYITATTTAVATAVGMNMLTKRAPPLVGRWVPFAAVAAANCVNIPMMRQQELIQGICVKDGNHSEIGHSRRAAAIGITQVVISRITMAAPGMILLPVIMERLEKLRFMKKVKVLHAPLQVLLSGCFLIFMVPVACGLFPQKCELPVSYLEPELQDAIRAKYGELVPYVYFNKGL, from the exons TCCCCAGTTTTGCGTGTGAACAAGATGGAGGCTGATCTGTCTGGCTTTAACATTGATGCTCCCCGTTGGGACCAGTGCACTTTCCTGGGGCGGGTGAAGCACTTCTTCAATATCACAGACCCTCGCACTGTCCTGGTACCGGAGCGGGAGCTGGACTGGGCCAAGGTGATGGTGGAGAAGAGCAG GATGGGTGTTGTGCCCCCAGGCACCCAAGTGGAGCAGCTGCTGTATGCCAAGAAGCTGTACGACTCAGCCTTCCATCCTGACACCGGGGACAAGATGAATGTCATCGGGCGGATGTCCTTCCAGGTCCCTGGTGGCATGATCATCACGGGCTTCATGCTCCAGTTCTACAG GACGATGCCGGCTGTGATCTTCTGGCAGTGGGTGAACCAGTCCTTCAATGCCTTAGTCAACTATACCAACAGGAATGCAGCTTCCCCTACATCGGTCAG GCAGATGGCCCTTTCCTACATCACAGCCACAACCACCGCGGTGGCCACTGCTGTGGGCATGAACATGTTGACAAAG AGAGCTCCACCCCTGGTGGGCCGCTGGGTGCCCTTtgctgctgtggctgctgctAACTGTGTCAACATCCCAATGATGCGACAGCA GGAACTCATCCAGGGCATCTGCGTGAAGGACGGAAATCACAGTGAGATTGGTCATTCCCGG agagctgCGGCCATAGGCATCACCCAAGTGGTCATTTCTCGGATCACCATGGCAGCCCCTGGCATGA TCTTGCTGCCAGTCATCATGGAAAGGCTGGAGAAGCTGCGTTTCATGAAG aaAGTCAAGGTCCTGCATGCCCCGTTGCAAGTTCTGCTGTCGGGGTGCTT cCTCATCTTCATGGTGCCAGTGGCCTGTGGGCTCTTCCCACAGAAATG TGAATTGCCAGTTTCTTATCTGGAACCAGAGCTCCAAGACGCCATTAGAGCCAAGTATGGAGAACTTGTGCCTTATGTCTACTTCAATAAGGGCCTCTAA